A part of Terriglobales bacterium genomic DNA contains:
- a CDS encoding SLBB domain-containing protein produces MTDFGLHLRRSIMVATLVLAGAVGAAAQQPQQGQMPPQPRPAMPQIKPQDEKVYGTNEPSQAQREADRLVSLSAERIIQLLNKETGVLLVIKRQFVKMAFAQGRLLEESDLTDEALFRYIREDAGVRNMVTRELERRNYIRPKPTQDEIAAEQRRKELYAYYYGLPPDKTGTPPPAPKNVSGSQEEEYWNQQLVLGDDRYIIPRPLPKDPDAPDFIPPSRDDLIPPSMRDSRRTVNRSSVDDRDDNPYADVSPDTSRMVRVGADSLPSIVSAAASGGIGGDDDIAAAFAGGFGGRLGGSLSGGPAAPISREGAASRASGSRESASLDRRSLELERRRPLSPPNEQPLLRHLPNPYADIPSLYDLYGQVAKRQPKLERFGSEIFLNNTGNFDNLPMDVPVGPDYTLGPGDQLNVEMWGSVSQRLQRTVDREGRLPLPEVGTVLVAGRNLGEVQREVQAALRTQFRDVQVDISLARLRTVRVYVTGDVQKPGAYDINSLSTPLNALWAAGGPSNVGSLRVLRHMRGNKLVQEFDVYDVLLHGVRNDIKTFQPGDTISVAPLGALVTVEGMVRRPAIYELHNEKSLAEVLELAGGVMSTGTLRHIDVDRLDAHEKRSMLSLDIPENNNQEEVNQALRNFTVQDGDRIRISPIVPYTDKTVYLDGHVFRPGKYAFKDGMKVSDLIKAYGDLLPEPYLKHAEVIRLNAPDFAPQVISFNLGDALAHRDADIPLQAFDTVRVFGRFDFEDPPVITVTGEVREPGDHRTNGVTRVSDAVYLAGGVTPDAQLDDVQVIRRTAGNRINILSVNLRKALNGDPSANVVLEPKDRVFINRDPNRVDPPVVVVQGEVDRPGRYVLGPNMTVAEAVRLAGGLKRGADPGSADLSRYTVEGGKQVESGHRNLDLAKAMMGDPEANLPLRDGDVINVRQLGGWNDRGAFITVKGEVNHPGGYGISQGERLSSVLKRAGGFRPGAYPYGAVLLRAQVRDIQEKEHADLIRRIEAQEYTLKNLPIDPTLDYNDQHMARTAAVAQWEATLERLRTTPPAGRMVVHISGDMKRWEGSRDDIEVRAGDVLIVPKTPNFVMVSGQVYSPTAISYRPGKTAEWYVEQAGGPTQLANKKGVFVLRADGSVVGGGGGGLWSGGWSGAGLRPGDIVVVPEKAVGGPPTWRNALQTANLASSIAVAIKIASSF; encoded by the coding sequence ATGACTGATTTCGGATTGCATCTTCGCCGCAGCATCATGGTCGCCACGTTGGTTCTGGCGGGCGCGGTTGGGGCCGCCGCCCAGCAGCCGCAGCAGGGTCAAATGCCACCGCAGCCGCGTCCGGCCATGCCGCAGATCAAGCCACAGGACGAGAAGGTCTACGGCACCAACGAGCCCTCGCAGGCGCAGCGTGAAGCCGACCGCCTGGTTTCGCTGTCGGCGGAGAGGATCATCCAGTTGCTGAACAAGGAGACGGGCGTGCTGCTGGTGATCAAGCGGCAGTTCGTGAAGATGGCCTTCGCCCAGGGCCGGTTGCTGGAGGAATCGGACCTCACCGACGAAGCGCTGTTCCGCTATATTCGCGAAGACGCCGGCGTGCGCAACATGGTGACGCGCGAGCTTGAGCGCCGCAACTACATTCGGCCCAAGCCGACCCAGGACGAGATTGCCGCCGAGCAGCGCCGTAAGGAGTTGTACGCCTACTACTACGGCCTGCCGCCCGACAAGACGGGAACGCCGCCGCCGGCCCCGAAGAATGTTTCCGGCTCACAGGAAGAGGAATACTGGAACCAGCAGCTGGTGCTCGGCGACGACCGGTACATCATTCCGCGGCCGCTGCCGAAAGACCCCGACGCGCCTGACTTCATTCCGCCCTCGCGGGACGACCTGATTCCGCCTTCGATGCGCGACTCGCGCCGCACCGTGAACCGCTCATCGGTTGACGACCGCGACGACAACCCCTACGCCGACGTATCCCCCGACACCAGCCGCATGGTGCGGGTGGGGGCCGACTCTCTGCCCAGCATCGTGTCGGCGGCGGCAAGCGGCGGCATTGGCGGAGACGACGACATCGCCGCTGCCTTTGCCGGCGGCTTCGGCGGACGCCTGGGCGGCAGCCTCTCGGGCGGACCAGCGGCGCCGATTTCACGCGAAGGCGCCGCCTCGCGCGCGTCAGGCAGCCGCGAATCGGCAAGCCTCGATCGCCGCTCGCTTGAACTCGAGCGCCGCCGTCCGCTCTCGCCGCCTAACGAGCAGCCGCTGCTGCGCCATCTGCCGAATCCATACGCCGACATTCCGTCGCTCTACGACCTGTACGGACAAGTGGCCAAGCGGCAACCGAAGCTGGAGCGGTTCGGGAGCGAAATATTCCTGAACAACACCGGCAACTTCGACAACCTTCCGATGGACGTCCCGGTGGGCCCCGACTACACGCTCGGGCCCGGCGACCAGCTCAACGTCGAGATGTGGGGCAGCGTTTCGCAGCGCCTGCAACGCACGGTGGACCGCGAAGGCCGGTTGCCGCTGCCGGAAGTGGGCACGGTGCTGGTCGCCGGACGCAATCTCGGGGAAGTGCAGCGTGAGGTGCAGGCAGCGCTGCGCACGCAATTCCGCGACGTGCAGGTCGATATCTCGCTCGCGCGCCTGCGCACGGTGCGCGTCTACGTGACCGGCGACGTGCAGAAACCTGGCGCCTACGACATCAACTCGCTCTCCACGCCGCTCAACGCGCTGTGGGCCGCGGGCGGGCCCAGCAATGTCGGCTCGCTGCGCGTGCTCCGGCACATGCGCGGCAACAAGCTGGTGCAGGAGTTCGACGTTTACGATGTGCTGCTGCACGGCGTCCGCAACGACATCAAGACCTTCCAGCCGGGCGACACGATCTCGGTGGCGCCGCTGGGCGCGCTGGTCACCGTGGAAGGCATGGTGCGGCGCCCCGCGATCTACGAACTGCACAATGAGAAGTCGCTGGCCGAAGTGCTCGAGCTGGCCGGGGGGGTGATGTCCACCGGCACGCTGCGCCACATTGACGTGGACCGCCTCGATGCGCACGAGAAGCGCAGCATGCTGTCGCTCGACATCCCTGAAAACAACAACCAGGAGGAAGTGAACCAGGCGTTGCGGAACTTCACCGTGCAGGATGGCGACCGGATCCGCATCTCGCCCATCGTGCCCTACACCGACAAGACCGTATACCTGGACGGCCACGTCTTTCGGCCCGGCAAGTACGCTTTCAAGGACGGGATGAAGGTCAGCGACTTGATCAAGGCCTACGGCGACCTGCTGCCCGAGCCGTACCTGAAGCACGCCGAAGTGATCCGGCTGAACGCGCCCGACTTCGCGCCGCAGGTGATCTCGTTCAACCTGGGCGACGCGCTGGCGCATCGTGACGCCGACATTCCCCTGCAGGCCTTCGACACGGTGCGCGTCTTCGGACGCTTCGACTTCGAAGACCCACCGGTGATCACCGTTACCGGCGAAGTCCGCGAGCCGGGCGACCATCGCACCAACGGCGTCACCCGGGTGAGCGATGCCGTGTACCTGGCGGGCGGCGTCACGCCTGACGCGCAGCTCGACGACGTGCAGGTCATCCGTCGCACGGCCGGCAACCGCATCAACATCCTGAGCGTAAACCTGCGCAAGGCGCTCAATGGCGATCCCTCGGCCAACGTGGTGCTGGAGCCCAAGGACCGCGTGTTCATCAACCGCGATCCCAACCGGGTCGATCCGCCGGTGGTGGTGGTGCAGGGCGAGGTGGACCGTCCGGGGCGCTACGTGCTGGGTCCCAACATGACCGTGGCCGAGGCCGTGCGCCTGGCTGGCGGACTCAAGCGCGGCGCCGATCCGGGCAGCGCCGATCTGTCGCGCTACACCGTGGAAGGCGGCAAGCAGGTCGAATCCGGGCACCGCAATCTGGACCTGGCGAAGGCCATGATGGGCGATCCGGAGGCCAACCTGCCGCTGCGCGACGGCGACGTCATCAACGTTCGCCAGCTCGGCGGATGGAACGATCGCGGCGCCTTCATCACCGTCAAGGGCGAAGTGAATCATCCCGGCGGATACGGCATCAGCCAGGGGGAGCGGCTCAGCTCGGTGCTGAAGCGAGCCGGCGGCTTCCGCCCTGGCGCGTATCCCTATGGCGCGGTGCTGCTGCGCGCGCAGGTGCGGGACATCCAGGAAAAAGAGCACGCGGACCTGATCCGCCGCATCGAGGCGCAGGAGTACACGCTGAAGAACCTGCCCATCGATCCAACGCTGGACTACAACGACCAGCACATGGCGCGGACCGCCGCGGTGGCGCAATGGGAGGCCACGCTGGAGCGGCTGCGCACCACTCCGCCGGCCGGACGCATGGTGGTGCACATCTCCGGTGACATGAAGCGCTGGGAGGGGTCGCGCGACGACATCGAAGTGCGCGCCGGTGACGTCCTGATCGTCCCCAAGACGCCAAACTTCGTCATGGTGTCCGGACAGGTGTACAGTCCCACAGCCATCTCCTACCGCCCGGGCAAGACCGCGGAGTGGTACGTGGAACAGGCGGGCGGACCGACGCAACTGGCCAACAAGAAGGGCGTGTTCGTGCTGCGCGCCGATGGCAGCGTGGTCGGCGGCGGTGGCGGCGGCCTGTGGAGCGGGGGATGGAGCGGCGCTGGCCTGCGCCCGGGCGACATCGTGGTCGTCCCGGAAAAGGCCGTCGGCGGTCCTCCAACCTGGCGTAATGCCCTGCAGACGGCGAACCTGGCGTCGTCGATTGCGGTGGCGATCAAGATCGCGAGCAGCTTCTAG